One genomic segment of Luteimonas galliterrae includes these proteins:
- a CDS encoding phosphatase PAP2 family protein, with product MTPGPDTGEALKQEARFGAVFLRVHGWRLLILFGCLLLPLWGFIEIADEVHESEAFVFDEPVLMFAHDMARAGFDRLFLFFSAIGYQYGVVPFDLLLVLGLAFAGHYREGLFAAVALGGSALLNLATKQFFARERPTLWESISPEHTYSFPSGHAMGSATLACVLILLAWRTRWRWPVAVAMLVFVAMVGLSRIYLGVHYPSDILAGWLAATAWAIGCYAVVFNGHLRPWKRPGRSIPPVR from the coding sequence GTGACGCCGGGGCCTGACACCGGCGAAGCGCTGAAGCAGGAAGCGCGCTTCGGTGCGGTTTTCCTGCGCGTGCATGGGTGGCGCTTGCTGATCCTGTTCGGCTGCCTGTTGCTGCCGTTGTGGGGCTTCATCGAGATCGCCGACGAGGTTCACGAGAGCGAAGCCTTCGTTTTCGACGAACCCGTGCTGATGTTCGCGCACGACATGGCGCGTGCCGGTTTCGACCGGTTGTTCCTTTTCTTCTCCGCGATCGGCTACCAGTACGGCGTGGTGCCGTTCGACCTGCTGCTGGTGCTGGGGCTGGCGTTCGCAGGCCACTATCGCGAAGGCCTGTTCGCCGCGGTCGCGCTGGGCGGTTCGGCGCTGCTGAATCTGGCGACCAAGCAGTTCTTCGCGCGCGAACGGCCGACGTTATGGGAATCGATCTCGCCGGAGCACACCTACAGCTTTCCCAGCGGACATGCGATGGGTTCGGCGACGCTGGCCTGCGTGCTGATCCTGCTGGCGTGGCGCACGCGCTGGCGTTGGCCGGTAGCCGTTGCGATGCTGGTTTTCGTGGCGATGGTGGGCTTGTCGCGGATATATCTGGGCGTGCATTACCCGTCCGACATCCTGGCCGGTTGGCTCGCCGCAACGGCATGGGCGATCGGCTGCTACGCCGTCGTCTTCAACGGCCACCTGCGGCCGTGGAAACGGCCCGGTCGCTCGATTCCGCCAGTGCGCTGA
- the ispG gene encoding flavodoxin-dependent (E)-4-hydroxy-3-methylbut-2-enyl-diphosphate synthase produces the protein MSAAQPLPCHHEPAPPFGPAPRRATRQVRIGNVAVGGDAPVVVQSMTNTDTADIASTVKQVAELWRAGSELVRVTVNNPESAAAVPRIVEKLAMMGIEVPIIGDFHYNGHQLLANEPACAEALAKYRINPGNVGFGKKRDTQFAQLIEFAIQYGKPVRIGANWGSLDQALATRLMDENHLRADPWDASRVLREALIRSALDSAARAVELGLPAERIVLSCKVSGVQELIAVYRDLAQRSDFALHLGLTEAGIGSKGIVASSAALSVLLQEGIGDTIRISLTPEPGAPRTQEVVVAQELLQTMGLRAFTPMVTACPGCGRTTSEFFQELAKVVQEHVRAKMPEWKISHPGAENLTLAVMGCVVNGPGESRHADIGISLPGTGEAPAAPVFIDGEKSVTLRGENIAREFVALIDGYVERRYGRDAGA, from the coding sequence ATGTCCGCCGCCCAGCCCTTGCCCTGCCACCACGAGCCCGCGCCGCCGTTCGGCCCCGCGCCGCGCCGCGCTACGCGCCAGGTGCGCATCGGCAACGTCGCGGTCGGCGGCGACGCACCGGTGGTGGTGCAGTCGATGACCAATACCGATACCGCCGATATCGCATCGACGGTGAAACAGGTCGCCGAACTGTGGCGCGCCGGTTCGGAACTGGTGCGGGTGACGGTCAACAATCCCGAATCGGCCGCGGCCGTGCCGCGCATCGTCGAAAAATTGGCGATGATGGGCATCGAAGTGCCGATCATCGGCGACTTCCACTACAACGGCCATCAGCTGCTCGCCAACGAGCCGGCATGCGCCGAAGCCTTGGCCAAGTACCGGATCAATCCCGGCAACGTCGGCTTCGGCAAGAAGCGCGACACCCAGTTCGCGCAGCTGATCGAGTTCGCGATCCAGTACGGCAAGCCGGTCCGAATCGGCGCCAACTGGGGCTCGCTGGACCAGGCGCTGGCGACGCGGCTGATGGACGAGAACCACCTGCGCGCCGACCCGTGGGACGCTTCGCGCGTGCTGCGCGAAGCCCTGATCCGCTCGGCGCTGGATTCCGCCGCGCGTGCGGTCGAACTCGGCCTGCCGGCCGAACGCATCGTGCTGAGCTGCAAGGTCAGCGGCGTGCAGGAACTGATCGCGGTGTACCGCGATCTCGCGCAGCGTTCGGATTTCGCCTTGCATCTGGGCCTGACCGAAGCCGGGATCGGCAGCAAGGGCATCGTCGCTTCCAGCGCCGCGCTGTCGGTGCTGCTGCAGGAAGGCATCGGCGACACCATCCGCATCTCGCTGACGCCCGAGCCCGGCGCGCCGCGCACGCAGGAAGTCGTGGTCGCGCAGGAGCTGCTGCAGACCATGGGCTTGCGCGCCTTCACGCCGATGGTGACCGCGTGTCCGGGTTGCGGCCGCACCACCTCGGAATTCTTCCAGGAACTGGCGAAAGTGGTGCAGGAACATGTGCGCGCGAAGATGCCGGAATGGAAGATCAGCCATCCCGGCGCGGAGAATCTGACGCTGGCGGTGATGGGCTGCGTGGTCAACGGGCCGGGCGAATCGCGCCATGCCGATATCGGCATCTCCCTGCCCGGCACCGGCGAAGCGCCGGCCGCACCGGTGTTCATCGACGGCGAGAAGAGCGTGACGCTGCGCGGAGAGAACATCGCCCGGGAATTCGTCGCGCTGATCGACGGCTACGTCGAGCGCCGTTACGGCCGTGACGCCGGGGCCTGA
- the xseA gene encoding exodeoxyribonuclease VII large subunit has product MNAAAPTGEILTPSQLNTLARDLLESAFPLIWVEGELGNVSRPSSGHLYFNLKDARAQVRCAMFKPKSQWLPFQPREGLRVLARGRLTLYEARGDYQLVLDHMEEAGEGALRRAYEELKARLGAEGLFDETRKRPLPVYVRRLGVITSPSGAAVRDVLSVLARRFPLADVEILPVPVQGSGAAAQILAMLNRAAGSDRYDALLLTRGGGSLEDLWAFNDEALARAIAASPVPVVSAVGHETDFTLADFAADLRAPTPSAAAELLAPDQRELCARLAALQRRIGSLARHRLRQDAQRADRAALRLNALRPQARLQLLRRREADARRRLDAVWRTQLEHRRARLRRIDAVLRAADPKRRLAVLHARLAALSLRPQAGIARRLQQHALHLRALARSLEAVSPLATVARGYAILQHDDGRIVRSVGDTKAGDELDARLSDGRLRVRVEGTDP; this is encoded by the coding sequence ATGAATGCCGCAGCGCCCACCGGCGAAATCCTGACCCCCAGCCAGCTCAATACGCTGGCCCGCGACCTGCTGGAAAGCGCCTTCCCGCTGATCTGGGTCGAAGGCGAGCTGGGCAACGTGTCGCGGCCGTCGTCCGGACACCTTTATTTCAACCTGAAGGACGCCCGCGCGCAGGTGCGTTGCGCGATGTTCAAGCCGAAAAGCCAATGGCTGCCGTTCCAGCCGCGCGAAGGCCTGCGCGTGCTGGCGCGCGGCCGGCTGACGCTCTACGAAGCGCGCGGCGATTACCAGCTGGTGCTCGACCACATGGAAGAAGCCGGCGAAGGCGCCCTGCGGCGCGCTTACGAAGAATTGAAGGCGCGGCTGGGCGCCGAAGGCCTGTTCGACGAAACCCGCAAGCGTCCCCTGCCCGTCTACGTGCGTCGGTTGGGCGTGATCACCTCGCCATCGGGCGCGGCGGTGCGCGATGTGCTGAGCGTGCTGGCGCGCCGCTTTCCGCTGGCCGATGTCGAGATCCTCCCGGTGCCGGTGCAAGGCAGCGGCGCCGCGGCGCAGATCCTCGCCATGCTCAATCGCGCTGCCGGCTCGGATCGCTACGACGCGCTGTTGCTGACCCGCGGCGGCGGTTCGCTGGAAGATCTGTGGGCCTTCAACGACGAAGCGCTGGCGCGCGCTATCGCCGCATCGCCGGTACCGGTCGTGTCCGCGGTCGGCCACGAGACCGATTTCACCCTCGCCGATTTCGCCGCCGACCTGCGCGCGCCGACGCCGTCGGCCGCGGCCGAATTGCTGGCGCCGGACCAGCGCGAACTCTGCGCGCGCCTGGCCGCGCTGCAGCGGCGCATCGGCAGTTTGGCCCGGCACCGCTTGCGCCAGGACGCGCAACGCGCGGATCGCGCCGCGCTGCGGCTCAACGCGTTGCGGCCGCAGGCGCGGCTGCAGCTGCTGCGCCGGCGCGAAGCCGATGCGCGGCGCCGGCTCGACGCCGTTTGGCGCACGCAACTCGAACATCGGCGCGCGCGCCTGCGCCGCATCGACGCGGTATTGCGCGCGGCCGATCCGAAACGCCGCCTAGCCGTGCTGCATGCGCGCCTGGCGGCGCTGTCGCTGCGGCCGCAGGCCGGCATCGCGCGGCGGCTGCAACAACACGCATTGCACCTGCGCGCGCTGGCGCGTTCGCTCGAAGCCGTCAGCCCGCTGGCGACGGTGGCGCGCGGCTATGCCATCTTGCAGCATGACGATGGCCGTATCGTACGCAGCGTCGGCGACACGAAGGCCGGCGACGAGCTCGACGCACGCCTATCTGATGGTCGCCTACGGGTGCGGGTAGAAGGCACCGACCCCTAA
- a CDS encoding aldehyde dehydrogenase family protein — MLKKSYPYYLANHAVAANKDLEVLDKYSGKRATRVAFADATAVRKAIVAAHRARPAMAAFPPDKRRDVLEHCVKRFAERQEELALALCIEAGKPIKDSRGEVTRLIDTFRIAAGEATRIGGEVLDLEIGPRTRGYRGMVKRVPVGVCAFITPFNFPLNLVAHKVAPAIVAGCPFVLKPAIKTPIGALIIGEVLEETDLPKGAFSILPCSNEDAGLLVEDERIALLSFTGGLVGWELKTRAGRKKVTLELGGNAACIVDDDPGMDLDKVVERLVFGAYYQSGQSCISVQRIYAHAAVYDRLKKKLTVAAGKLKMGDPRDEKVFVGPMVDEDAAKRVEKWIAAAVKGGAIRLAGGKRAGNMLPAALLENVPHGSDLYRKEAFGPVACIEAFGHFDDALKRVNDSDFGLQAGVFTGRLAHAMRAWDALEVGGVIVGDVPSFRVDNMPYGGVKQSGLGREGVRYAIEDMTELRLLIIKQ, encoded by the coding sequence ATGCTCAAGAAGTCCTACCCCTACTACCTGGCCAACCACGCCGTCGCGGCCAACAAGGACCTCGAGGTTCTGGACAAATACTCCGGCAAGCGCGCCACCCGCGTCGCCTTCGCCGACGCCACCGCAGTGCGTAAGGCCATCGTGGCCGCGCACCGGGCGCGCCCGGCCATGGCGGCATTCCCTCCGGACAAGCGCCGCGACGTGCTGGAGCACTGCGTGAAGCGCTTCGCCGAACGCCAGGAGGAGCTGGCGCTGGCCTTGTGCATCGAGGCCGGCAAGCCGATCAAGGATTCCCGCGGCGAAGTGACGCGGCTGATCGACACCTTCCGCATCGCCGCCGGCGAGGCCACCCGCATCGGCGGCGAGGTCCTCGACCTGGAAATCGGCCCGCGCACGCGCGGCTACCGCGGCATGGTCAAGCGGGTGCCGGTCGGCGTTTGCGCCTTCATCACGCCTTTCAATTTTCCGTTGAACTTGGTCGCGCACAAAGTCGCGCCCGCGATCGTCGCCGGCTGTCCATTCGTGCTCAAGCCCGCGATCAAGACGCCGATCGGCGCGCTGATCATCGGCGAAGTGCTGGAAGAGACGGACCTGCCGAAAGGCGCGTTCTCGATCTTGCCCTGCTCGAATGAAGACGCCGGCCTGCTGGTCGAGGACGAGCGCATCGCCCTGCTGAGCTTCACCGGCGGGCTGGTCGGCTGGGAATTGAAAACCCGCGCGGGACGCAAGAAAGTGACGCTGGAACTGGGCGGCAACGCGGCGTGCATCGTCGACGACGATCCCGGCATGGACCTGGACAAGGTCGTCGAGCGCCTGGTCTTCGGCGCCTATTACCAGTCCGGCCAAAGTTGCATCAGTGTGCAGCGCATCTATGCGCATGCCGCGGTCTACGACAGGCTCAAGAAAAAACTGACCGTCGCGGCCGGCAAACTGAAAATGGGCGACCCGCGCGACGAGAAGGTCTTCGTCGGACCGATGGTCGACGAGGACGCCGCCAAGCGCGTCGAAAAATGGATCGCAGCCGCAGTCAAAGGCGGCGCGATCCGGCTTGCGGGCGGCAAGCGCGCGGGCAATATGCTGCCCGCCGCCCTGCTCGAGAATGTGCCGCACGGCAGCGACCTGTACCGCAAGGAAGCCTTCGGTCCGGTGGCCTGCATCGAAGCCTTCGGCCATTTCGACGATGCGCTGAAACGCGTCAACGACAGCGATTTCGGCCTGCAGGCAGGCGTCTTCACCGGCCGCCTGGCGCATGCGATGCGCGCCTGGGACGCGCTGGAAGTGGGCGGCGTGATCGTAGGCGACGTGCCGAGCTTCCGCGTCGACAACATGCCGTACGGCGGCGTCAAGCAGTCGGGCCTGGGGCGCGAAGGCGTGCGCTATGCGATCGAGGACATGACCGAGCTGCGATTGCTGATCATCAAGCAATAG
- a CDS encoding DUF1579 domain-containing protein, giving the protein MAKKEFEASKAEGAHRRLAAMAGDWEGTFKLWFEPGDPVCESKQTGSIRSVLGGRFLLHEYETEMNGEPISGIALYGHHLDGGTWEAAWGESFGTGTQLMYCTGPAAGGFNVLGSYGDGQGGPDWGWRTEIEQPDADTLVIVMTNISPDGEEAKAVETRYTRKR; this is encoded by the coding sequence ATGGCTAAAAAGGAATTCGAAGCCTCGAAAGCCGAGGGTGCGCACCGGCGCCTGGCGGCGATGGCCGGCGACTGGGAAGGCACTTTCAAGCTGTGGTTCGAGCCGGGTGATCCGGTCTGCGAATCCAAGCAAACCGGCAGCATCCGCTCGGTGCTCGGCGGCCGTTTCCTGCTGCACGAATACGAAACGGAGATGAACGGCGAACCGATCTCCGGCATCGCGCTCTACGGCCACCATCTGGATGGCGGAACCTGGGAGGCGGCCTGGGGCGAGAGTTTCGGCACCGGCACCCAGCTCATGTATTGCACCGGACCGGCCGCGGGCGGTTTCAACGTGCTCGGCAGCTACGGCGACGGCCAGGGCGGGCCGGATTGGGGCTGGCGCACCGAAATCGAGCAACCCGATGCGGATACGCTGGTGATCGTGATGACCAACATCTCGCCCGACGGCGAAGAAGCCAAGGCCGTCGAGACGCGCTACACCCGCAAGCGCTGA
- a CDS encoding TonB-dependent receptor plug domain-containing protein, which translates to MPNSRNKPSSALLALPISTLAASLLLALPAFAQETAADGQAAKTLDAVRVTGSRVLGRTAEETAAPVDIIGQEELANTGAMEVGQALQLLEPSFNFSRTTVSDGTDILRPATLRALGPDQVLVLVNGKRRHQQALVNVQQTIARGSAGTDINAIPVSAIERIEVLRDGAAAQYGSDAIAGVINIILKTQTDHTDVSLMAGETYEGDGRVLHGSVNTGFALGDGGFINLTGEYRDRGETNRAGKATTNALGWYDQAEFDAGRRDVKLHLGDADAKDAYLWMNGELPIGPGALYWFGGLSKREGESFGFYRGPHDNRTIPDLYPDGFLPKIVTTVEDASLAVGYRADLGENWEWDVSINHGRNKFSFEEHNTANVSWWYEPAPGGGIYGETPTQADTGTLRFEQTTFNLDLSGDVDGFGDNPLYLAAGFEWREDRYIMEAGDPVSYTYGRTNDPSIPIFGQTGDPAPSGTQGFPGFTPATEVDDGRHSMAVYFDAETNLTEKLLVGAAVRFEDYSDFGNTTKGKLSLRYDASEVFAFRGTIASGFRAPGVQQEFFSQVSTNLNNGVLTEVLTARNDSDVARALGIPALKEETSLSKSFGIVFKPIENFSITADIFRIDIEDRLVYSEGITPETIGTDGLPCTPTNSNCPIAAALAPFRAGVVQFFTNAIDTSTTGLDIVANAQHKFASGSNLNLTALLHFNKTEVTDVHSESPIIPESSIFGIVQETLIEQGQPREHHVLQGIWSNDKWEVTVRENYFGEVAGLGFGPYEGDGKWLADLAVAYKFSDKIKLTVGGNNIFDVYPDKWDPDVGFPFPQAGFTYGWETMPFGMNGGSYYARLDFRF; encoded by the coding sequence ATGCCCAATTCACGCAACAAGCCTTCGTCCGCTCTTCTCGCCCTGCCGATCAGCACCCTCGCCGCTTCCCTGTTGTTGGCCCTGCCGGCCTTCGCCCAGGAAACGGCCGCCGACGGCCAAGCCGCCAAGACCCTCGACGCGGTGCGGGTCACCGGCTCGCGCGTGCTCGGCCGCACCGCCGAAGAAACCGCCGCGCCCGTGGACATCATCGGCCAGGAAGAATTGGCCAATACCGGCGCGATGGAAGTCGGCCAGGCGCTGCAACTGCTCGAGCCCAGCTTCAACTTCTCGCGCACCACGGTCAGCGACGGCACCGACATCCTGCGCCCGGCCACGCTGCGCGCGCTCGGCCCCGACCAGGTGCTGGTGCTGGTCAACGGCAAGCGCCGTCACCAGCAGGCGCTGGTCAACGTGCAGCAGACCATCGCGCGCGGTTCGGCCGGCACCGACATCAATGCGATACCGGTATCGGCGATCGAACGCATCGAAGTGCTGCGCGACGGCGCCGCGGCGCAATACGGTTCGGACGCGATCGCCGGCGTGATCAACATCATCCTCAAGACCCAGACCGACCACACCGACGTCTCGCTGATGGCCGGCGAAACCTACGAGGGCGACGGCCGCGTGCTGCACGGTAGCGTCAACACCGGCTTCGCGCTCGGCGACGGCGGCTTCATCAACCTCACTGGCGAGTACCGCGATCGCGGCGAAACCAACCGCGCCGGCAAGGCGACCACCAACGCATTGGGCTGGTACGACCAGGCCGAGTTCGATGCCGGCCGCCGCGACGTGAAACTGCATCTGGGCGATGCGGACGCCAAAGACGCCTATCTGTGGATGAACGGCGAACTGCCGATCGGACCTGGCGCGCTGTACTGGTTCGGCGGCCTGTCCAAGCGCGAAGGCGAATCTTTCGGCTTCTATCGCGGCCCGCACGACAACCGCACGATTCCGGATCTGTATCCGGACGGCTTCCTGCCCAAGATCGTCACTACGGTCGAGGACGCTTCGCTGGCGGTCGGTTATCGCGCCGACTTGGGCGAGAACTGGGAATGGGACGTTTCGATCAACCACGGCCGCAATAAATTCTCGTTCGAGGAACACAACACCGCCAACGTCAGCTGGTGGTACGAGCCGGCGCCCGGCGGCGGCATCTACGGCGAAACGCCCACGCAGGCCGATACCGGCACGCTGCGATTCGAACAGACCACCTTCAACCTGGACCTCAGCGGCGATGTCGACGGCTTCGGCGACAATCCGCTCTATCTCGCCGCGGGTTTCGAATGGCGCGAGGACCGCTACATCATGGAAGCCGGCGATCCGGTGTCCTACACCTACGGCCGCACCAACGATCCCAGCATCCCGATCTTCGGCCAGACCGGCGACCCGGCGCCGTCCGGCACCCAGGGCTTCCCCGGCTTCACACCGGCGACCGAAGTCGACGACGGCCGCCACAGCATGGCGGTCTACTTCGACGCCGAGACCAATCTCACCGAAAAGCTGCTGGTGGGCGCCGCGGTGCGTTTCGAGGATTACTCAGACTTCGGCAACACGACCAAGGGCAAGCTGTCGTTGCGCTACGACGCCAGCGAGGTGTTCGCGTTCCGCGGCACCATCGCCAGCGGCTTCCGCGCCCCGGGCGTGCAGCAGGAATTCTTCAGCCAGGTGTCGACCAACCTCAACAACGGCGTGCTGACCGAAGTGCTGACCGCGCGCAACGACAGCGACGTCGCCCGCGCCCTCGGCATTCCGGCGCTGAAGGAAGAAACCTCGCTCAGCAAGTCGTTCGGCATCGTGTTCAAGCCGATCGAGAATTTCTCGATCACCGCCGACATCTTCCGCATCGACATCGAAGACCGCCTGGTGTATTCGGAAGGCATCACGCCGGAAACCATCGGCACCGATGGCCTGCCCTGCACGCCGACCAACAGCAACTGCCCCATCGCCGCCGCCCTGGCGCCGTTCCGCGCCGGCGTGGTGCAGTTCTTCACCAACGCCATCGACACCAGCACGACCGGCCTGGACATCGTGGCCAACGCGCAACACAAGTTCGCCAGCGGCAGCAACCTCAACCTGACGGCCTTGCTGCACTTCAACAAGACCGAGGTGACCGACGTCCATTCCGAGTCGCCGATCATCCCGGAGTCGTCGATCTTCGGCATCGTCCAGGAAACCCTGATCGAACAAGGCCAGCCGCGCGAGCACCACGTGCTGCAGGGCATCTGGAGCAACGACAAGTGGGAAGTCACCGTCCGCGAGAACTACTTCGGCGAGGTGGCCGGCCTGGGCTTCGGCCCGTATGAAGGGGACGGCAAATGGCTGGCCGACCTGGCGGTGGCCTACAAGTTCAGCGACAAGATCAAGTTGACCGTCGGCGGCAACAACATATTCGACGTCTATCCCGACAAGTGGGACCCGGACGTGGGCTTCCCGTTCCCCCAGGCGGGCTTCACCTACGGCTGGGAGACGATGCCGTTCGGTATGAATGGCGGTAGCTACTACGCCAGGTTGGATTTCCGATTCTGA
- a CDS encoding EAL domain-containing protein, translated as MADEGLLAQLGMPTSGLAGMLVETLPTGSQLVVRWRDASGREGNAATAGTSRLMDRSARLLAGEAVAAGSDEILETWIADDETRIAIAAALAETLPVASQQAWLALARRTVSATLATIRAQARIESLQKSERLQQALYEIADLAGSGLEMNDMLRRIHAVVGGLMYARNFYIVLYDDVARTLRFLYFADQIDAFESEPDRAIPLDDMPSSLTVGLLLHGEPLRGPSEEIRKKLGIPRDPEHGPDSQDWLGVLMRREGRVSGAIVVQAYDHPASYSDEDRVLLEFVAQHIQTALDRKHAQVELERRVGERTRELQRANEELQAEIVERQRGEELQRALFRIAELTATSDSLERFYAQAHAVVDELLYARNFYVAMLSADGQHLEFPYSVDERESKRKTRRLSSGLTEYVLSTAQPLLAHRSDIVALETQGRVRSFGEQAHCWLGVPLFRGDTVVGVITVQSYQEGISFTLRDQELLTFVAHQIGSGLQRKLAQDNLKAAHLELEQRVEERTRELEESNHKLLAQIGERLRAERRLTHQALHDALTGLPNRAHLLDRMNEAIARAIDDPAFKFAVLFLDLDRFKLVNDSVGHASGDEMLVEAGSRIVSAVRPDDVVARLGGDEFAVLVEGVDSASAAENLAARILRALGAPVWIAGRELFPAASLGIAMWQPRYRSGEELLRDADAAMYRAKALGRGRSAVFDEHMREHAMRLLDLEADLRRAINRDDFEPWYQPIVRLTDGAVIGHEALLRWNHEQRGVLVPGDFMGLGEDSGLIEQVDWMLYQQVAMELSNGGEGYVSVNVSPRHFRSPDFADRLLRMLDVCGADSHRLRIEITEVALLDDAPRALRMLRTLRDHGVLAQLDDFGTGFSALSYLHNFPIATLKIDRSFVAGLHGESSPESMAVTRAILALASALGIETIGEGIETEEQRISLRDLGCEYGQGYLFGHPVPAPRSAARL; from the coding sequence ATGGCTGACGAGGGGCTGCTGGCGCAACTGGGCATGCCGACGTCGGGCCTGGCGGGCATGCTTGTCGAAACGCTGCCCACCGGTTCGCAACTGGTGGTGCGCTGGCGCGACGCGAGCGGGCGCGAGGGCAATGCCGCCACGGCCGGCACCTCGCGGCTGATGGACCGTTCGGCGCGGCTGCTCGCGGGCGAGGCGGTCGCCGCCGGCAGCGACGAAATCCTGGAAACCTGGATCGCCGACGACGAGACCCGCATCGCGATCGCCGCGGCCTTGGCCGAAACCCTGCCGGTCGCCTCCCAGCAGGCCTGGCTGGCCCTGGCCCGGCGCACCGTGTCCGCCACGCTGGCCACGATCCGCGCCCAGGCGCGGATCGAATCGCTGCAGAAATCCGAGCGGCTGCAGCAGGCGCTGTACGAAATCGCGGACCTGGCTGGCTCGGGCCTGGAAATGAACGACATGTTGCGCCGGATCCACGCCGTGGTCGGCGGGCTGATGTACGCGCGCAATTTCTACATCGTGCTGTACGACGATGTCGCCCGCACTTTGCGCTTCCTGTATTTCGCCGACCAGATCGATGCGTTCGAGTCCGAACCGGACCGCGCGATCCCGCTCGACGACATGCCCAGCAGCCTGACCGTCGGATTGCTGCTGCACGGCGAGCCGCTGCGCGGGCCCTCGGAGGAAATCCGCAAGAAGCTGGGCATCCCGCGCGACCCCGAACACGGTCCCGACAGCCAGGACTGGCTCGGCGTGCTGATGCGGCGCGAAGGCCGGGTCAGCGGCGCCATCGTCGTGCAGGCCTACGATCATCCGGCCAGCTACAGCGACGAGGACCGGGTGCTGCTGGAATTCGTCGCGCAGCACATCCAGACCGCGCTGGACCGCAAGCACGCCCAGGTCGAACTGGAGCGCCGCGTGGGCGAGCGCACCCGCGAGTTGCAGCGCGCCAACGAGGAATTGCAGGCGGAGATCGTCGAGCGCCAGCGCGGCGAGGAACTGCAGCGCGCCTTGTTCCGCATCGCCGAACTCACCGCCACCAGCGACAGCCTCGAACGCTTCTACGCCCAGGCCCATGCCGTGGTGGACGAGCTGCTGTACGCGCGCAACTTCTATGTCGCCATGCTGTCTGCGGACGGGCAGCATCTGGAATTCCCGTACTCGGTCGACGAACGCGAGAGCAAGCGCAAGACGCGGCGCCTGTCCTCGGGCCTGACCGAATACGTCCTGTCCACGGCGCAGCCGTTGCTGGCGCACCGCAGCGACATCGTCGCGCTGGAAACGCAGGGCAGGGTGCGCAGCTTCGGCGAGCAGGCGCATTGCTGGCTCGGCGTGCCGCTGTTCCGCGGCGACACCGTGGTCGGCGTGATCACCGTGCAGAGCTATCAGGAAGGGATCAGCTTCACGCTGCGCGACCAGGAACTGCTGACCTTCGTCGCCCACCAGATCGGCAGCGGCCTGCAACGCAAGCTGGCGCAGGACAACCTCAAGGCCGCGCACCTGGAACTGGAGCAGCGCGTCGAAGAGCGCACCCGCGAGCTGGAGGAAAGCAACCACAAGCTGTTGGCGCAGATCGGCGAGCGCTTGCGCGCGGAGCGGCGCCTGACGCACCAGGCCCTGCACGACGCGCTGACCGGCCTGCCCAACCGTGCGCACCTGCTGGACCGAATGAACGAGGCGATCGCACGTGCCATAGACGATCCCGCCTTCAAGTTCGCGGTGCTGTTCCTCGACCTGGACCGCTTCAAGCTGGTCAACGACAGCGTCGGCCATGCTTCCGGCGACGAGATGCTGGTGGAAGCGGGCAGCCGCATCGTCTCGGCCGTGCGCCCGGACGATGTCGTCGCGCGGCTGGGCGGAGACGAATTCGCGGTGCTGGTGGAAGGCGTCGACAGCGCCTCGGCGGCGGAAAACCTGGCGGCGCGGATCCTGCGCGCGCTGGGCGCGCCGGTGTGGATCGCCGGACGCGAACTGTTCCCGGCCGCGAGCCTGGGCATCGCCATGTGGCAGCCGCGCTATCGCAGCGGCGAGGAACTGCTGCGCGACGCCGACGCCGCGATGTACCGCGCCAAGGCGCTCGGCCGCGGCCGCAGCGCGGTGTTCGACGAGCACATGCGCGAGCATGCGATGCGCCTGCTCGACCTCGAGGCGGATCTGCGCCGCGCCATCAACCGCGACGACTTCGAACCCTGGTACCAGCCGATCGTGCGCCTGACCGACGGTGCCGTGATCGGCCACGAAGCCCTGTTGCGCTGGAACCACGAGCAGCGGGGCGTGCTGGTGCCCGGCGATTTCATGGGCCTGGGCGAAGACAGCGGCCTGATCGAACAAGTCGACTGGATGCTGTACCAGCAGGTCGCCATGGAACTTTCCAACGGCGGCGAAGGCTATGTTTCGGTCAACGTCTCGCCGCGGCATTTCCGTTCGCCGGATTTCGCCGACCGCTTGCTGCGCATGCTGGACGTGTGCGGCGCCGATTCGCACCGTCTGCGCATCGAGATCACCGAGGTGGCCCTGCTCGACGATGCGCCGCGCGCGCTGCGCATGCTGCGCACGCTGCGCGACCATGGCGTGCTGGCGCAGCTGGACGATTTCGGCACCGGATTCTCGGCACTGTCCTACCTGCACAATTTCCCGATCGCCACGCTCAAGATCGACCGGAGCTTCGTGGCCGGCCTGCACGGCGAATCCAGCCCGGAGAGCATGGCGGTGACGCGCGCGATCCTGGCGCTGGCCAGCGCGCTGGGCATCGAGACGATCGGCGAGGGCATCGAGACCGAAGAGCAGCGCATCTCGTTGCGCGATCTGGGCTGCGAGTACGGGCAGGGCTACCTGTTCGGCCACCCCGTGCCCGCCCCGCGCAGCGCGGCTAGGCTCTAG